In Rhodothermales bacterium, the genomic stretch AGCAGGATGAGGATAAACTGGGCGATGTCGCGTTGAAGCAAGGTCATGGGGGCCAGGTTTACGCGCTAAATAAACGGTCGATCGAAAGGTCGAACTCGCGGTGCTCCAGGACGTTCGCGGCGCGGTCGGTGCGGACCTCGATGAGGGTTGCGCCCGGGCGCGCGAGCGCGGCGTCGTAGGCGTCCTGAAAACCGCCGGCATCCGCCGGAGCCGCATAGTCCAGCCCGAACTGCATCGCGGCGTGTTCGAACGTGAACGCATGCGGGGTGGCAAAATAGTGTTCGAACACGGTAGGAAATAGTGAGATTGGTAGAAAGGAGAAAATTCCGCCCCCCTGATTATTGACGAGGATGACGACGATAGGATGGCCGACGGCCTTGAGCAGAGGCAGGGAGTTGAGGTCGTGTAACAACGCCAGATCCCCGATCAGCAGGGTCACGGGCCGATCCAGGCCAATCGCGAGGCCGGCCGCCGTGGCAACCGTCCCATCGATCCCGCTCGCCCCCCGATTCGTCGCCACGTGTACACGCAAGGACCGGCCGGACGCAAACCGGTCCATGTCGCGCACGGGCATGCTGCTCGCCAGACACAACCCGGAGCCGGCAGGGATCCGCTCGGAGATCAGGCGGGCGACGTGGGGCTCGGTCAGCGCCGGCTCCCGAACGAAACGCTCCTGCAACCACTCTGCCACCCGCCCATCAGCCGCGCGCCACCCTTCGAACCAGCCGGCTTCGGCGATCGGAGGGCCGGCGTCGATCAGCCCCCGACAAAAGGCGCCCACATCGGCCTGAACCCGATGGCTCACGACATGCCCGGGATCCAGACGATCGCCCGAGGCATGCACGACGACGTACGGAGAAATCCCTGTCGTAAGGGCGTTGATCCGCTTCGATACGATCCGGTCGCCCAGTTGCAGGACGGCATCAGGCGCATATTGGCGCAGAAACGCGGGGCTGCCGGCGAGCAGATCGGCGTGGGAGACGACCCCTTCTTCCCCCAGGCGGAGCTGCGAGCCGACATCCGGCAGCAACGGCCACTGCCACGCGTCGGAAAGGGCCTGCGCGGCGCGCGCCGCCTCGGGGGACAGTCGGCCGGCCAGGATGAGGCCTCGGCGGGCCGCGCGCAACGGCGCTTCGGCCCCGGTAGGCGGCGTCACGGCCGAGACGGGGCGTTCGTAGACGGTGTACGGCCGGCGATGCGCGCGCCAGGCGCCAAGCCCGGCGAGGTAGCCGGCGTGATCGAACCGATCGTTTGTCGGGGCCAGGGGCTCGCGAAACATGGCATTGAGATGCACCGGCCCTGGCCGCTCCCCCGCGGCGTGGACGGCGCGGTCGACCGTGGTGAGCACAAAGGCGGGGGGGATGTCGAGCGTTGGAGCCGGCAGGTCGATAAACGCCCGCACGTGGTCTCCGAAAAGTTTGACCTGGTCGATGGTCTGGTTCGCGCCCGTGTCCCGCAGCTCCGGCGGCCGGTCGGCCGTCAAGAGGATCATGGGCACGCCATCCACCGCCGCCTCGACGACAGCGGGATACCCGTTGGCGAGCGCGGTGCCCGAGGTCGTCACCCAGCACGCGGGTTGACGGGCGCCGCGGGCGAACCCGAGGGCGGCAAAGCTGCTGCCCCGTTCGTCGTAGTGCACCGTGGCGCGGGCGTCCGGATGTTCGGCGATGGCCACGACGAGCGGCGTCGATCGAGATCCCGGCGAGAGGAAAAAGTGACGAACGCCGTTCCGAACCAGTTCGTCGACGAGCAGATACGCCCAGAGCTGACTAATATTTGACGTCGCGAAAATCAAGGCCCAGTACGTTCAGGAAGTCGCTGATCTTGTGTTCGATTTCGGCCCACTCGCGGGACGCTTCCGAGCCCCGCACGATGCCGGCGCCGGCATACAGCGTGAGCGACTGCGGCGATACCTGGCCCGACCGGATCGCCACGGCGAATTCCGCCCGATCCCGCCCGATCCAGCCGACCGGGCCGGCATACCAGCCCCGGTCGAACCGCTCTACCTCCCGAATGTCCCCGATTGCGGCCGCCCGCGGGAAACCACCGACGGCAGGGGTGGGATGGAGCCGCTGAAGGATATCGGCATCGCCCACGCCGGGGCGC encodes the following:
- the menD gene encoding 2-succinyl-5-enolpyruvyl-6-hydroxy-3-cyclohexene-1-carboxylic-acid synthase; amino-acid sequence: MIFATSNISQLWAYLLVDELVRNGVRHFFLSPGSRSTPLVVAIAEHPDARATVHYDERGSSFAALGFARGARQPACWVTTSGTALANGYPAVVEAAVDGVPMILLTADRPPELRDTGANQTIDQVKLFGDHVRAFIDLPAPTLDIPPAFVLTTVDRAVHAAGERPGPVHLNAMFREPLAPTNDRFDHAGYLAGLGAWRAHRRPYTVYERPVSAVTPPTGAEAPLRAARRGLILAGRLSPEAARAAQALSDAWQWPLLPDVGSQLRLGEEGVVSHADLLAGSPAFLRQYAPDAVLQLGDRIVSKRINALTTGISPYVVVHASGDRLDPGHVVSHRVQADVGAFCRGLIDAGPPIAEAGWFEGWRAADGRVAEWLQERFVREPALTEPHVARLISERIPAGSGLCLASSMPVRDMDRFASGRSLRVHVATNRGASGIDGTVATAAGLAIGLDRPVTLLIGDLALLHDLNSLPLLKAVGHPIVVILVNNQGGGIFSFLPISLFPTVFEHYFATPHAFTFEHAAMQFGLDYAAPADAGGFQDAYDAALARPGATLIEVRTDRAANVLEHREFDLSIDRLFSA